A stretch of the Candidatus Saccharimonadales bacterium genome encodes the following:
- a CDS encoding MarR family transcriptional regulator — MTKKKLQEAPILYGGAALQVIANKKLQSRIKVILEEYELNLTQWLIISRLNDIRAGLRTTDLAKFMHVEVPLVTMMSRPLRKRGLITSVVRTPDKREKVLNVTSKAKEIIEVVESRLQKQVAGMTKDVSLQDLQTYFKVLQSMVGSPA, encoded by the coding sequence ATGACAAAGAAAAAACTCCAAGAAGCGCCAATATTATACGGAGGTGCTGCCTTGCAGGTGATTGCAAACAAAAAACTGCAGTCACGCATAAAGGTTATTCTCGAAGAGTATGAGCTGAATCTGACGCAGTGGCTGATAATCAGCCGTCTGAACGATATCAGGGCGGGACTACGCACGACGGATTTGGCTAAATTCATGCATGTTGAAGTGCCGCTTGTCACCATGATGTCGCGCCCACTCCGCAAACGAGGTCTCATTACTAGCGTAGTACGCACGCCCGATAAGAGAGAGAAGGTACTGAATGTCACCAGCAAGGCAAAGGAAATTATCGAGGTTGTTGAGTCGCGCCTCCAGAAGCAAGTTGCCGGTATGACCAAGGACGTCTCACTGCAGGATTTACAAACCTATTTCAAGGTACTGCAAAGTATGGTCGGGAGTCCGGCTTAG
- a CDS encoding SGNH/GDSL hydrolase family protein → MKRLFLVGSLLAVSVLALVTNGTTQAQSTTQTTTNQTQSSGSIIWDGLWSGHNFDFSNLGFPASPRQSPTTSPSPDATRTYAALGDSVAAGLGLPGMSTPTGTDTRCGRSTQSYAYAVASSTNMPLLHVACSGAKVGDLFTKQAVEGPNITAQLDSAYASGTPELITITAGANDAHWDEFIRGCYAANCSNRATTLLANGYLVSLRTKLHVALTAIAERSNNKPPQVILTGYYNPLSATCTQYQSNITASEIAWLTSETDALNKTIQNVVKKYPFASFAPVDFTGHDICSGDSWVQGLTDPAPFHPTAQGQQAIAQSVLRAVN, encoded by the coding sequence ATGAAGCGGTTATTTTTAGTAGGTAGTTTGCTGGCCGTAAGCGTGCTCGCGCTTGTTACGAACGGCACTACACAAGCACAAAGCACTACGCAAACGACGACGAATCAGACGCAGAGCAGCGGCAGTATCATATGGGATGGTCTATGGTCGGGACACAACTTTGACTTTAGCAATTTGGGATTCCCGGCATCGCCCCGACAGTCACCGACAACTTCTCCCAGTCCTGATGCAACGCGGACGTATGCTGCACTCGGAGATTCAGTTGCAGCCGGTCTCGGATTGCCCGGCATGTCTACGCCCACTGGCACCGACACGCGCTGCGGACGATCGACGCAGTCATACGCCTACGCAGTTGCGAGTTCAACAAACATGCCCCTGCTGCATGTTGCCTGCAGCGGCGCAAAAGTAGGAGACTTGTTTACCAAACAAGCTGTTGAGGGACCCAATATCACTGCCCAGCTCGACAGTGCATACGCATCCGGTACGCCGGAGTTGATTACTATTACCGCCGGTGCGAATGACGCACATTGGGATGAGTTTATCCGTGGCTGCTATGCCGCTAACTGCTCCAACCGCGCCACAACATTGCTCGCCAATGGTTATCTCGTGTCACTTCGCACAAAATTACATGTTGCATTGACCGCAATTGCTGAGCGAAGTAACAATAAGCCGCCACAGGTAATCTTGACTGGCTATTACAACCCCTTGTCGGCAACCTGTACGCAGTATCAGTCAAACATCACTGCCAGTGAGATTGCCTGGCTGACATCTGAAACCGATGCACTCAACAAAACCATCCAAAACGTCGTCAAAAAGTACCCATTTGCCAGCTTTGCTCCAGTCGACTTTACTGGTCATGACATATGTTCAGGCGATTCCTGGGTACAGGGACTGACTGATCCGGCACCGTTCCACCCGACTGCACAGGGTCAGCAAGCCATCGCCCAATCAGTGCTACGTGCCGTTAATTAA
- a CDS encoding trehalase family glycosidase: MLRDAANQAKDQARILALRGKGLFPFRPDAELTATDVQIARDYITAYWPKLERYHPKDDESLLGVPHPYLVPSFTEDAGFDYNELYYWDSFFMVQGMIDKDHKKLVMGILEDLLHLFERFRVIPNASRMYLMGRSQPPFLTTFIFDVYQAYDPGDEWLARAIEIAKEEYAIVWMGIKKPNERLVHNGLSRYYDINYLHDLAEAESGWDMTPRFGRKALNYLPVDLNALLYKYEMDFARAARIYGDKRDAIRWEQAADARKRSMNDLMWDKVRGLYYDYDYKRLKRGSISSLAAYFPMWAGMVTEAQAKQMVRALRKFENKGGLATTDALPLGQQLTPGSLPTQWAYPNGWAPLQFIVIQALERYGYHDDARRIAMKWLKTNLNWFNANGVFLEKYHVVNPEKPPVKGVYPSQTGFGWTNAVFERLCQDYIDTPPKQ; encoded by the coding sequence ATGTTACGAGATGCTGCTAATCAAGCTAAAGATCAAGCTCGAATTCTTGCCTTGCGGGGCAAGGGTTTGTTTCCGTTCAGGCCAGATGCTGAACTGACGGCCACTGATGTTCAAATCGCCCGCGACTACATCACGGCCTACTGGCCGAAGCTTGAACGGTATCATCCAAAGGACGACGAAAGTCTGCTGGGTGTTCCGCATCCGTATTTAGTACCGTCTTTTACCGAAGACGCTGGATTTGACTACAATGAGCTGTACTATTGGGATAGTTTCTTCATGGTCCAGGGTATGATCGACAAAGATCACAAGAAGCTAGTCATGGGCATTCTCGAAGATTTACTACATCTTTTCGAACGGTTCCGAGTCATCCCGAACGCCTCCCGGATGTATCTGATGGGTCGTTCGCAGCCGCCCTTTCTGACAACTTTTATATTTGACGTCTATCAGGCATATGACCCGGGCGACGAATGGCTGGCACGGGCAATTGAAATTGCCAAAGAAGAGTACGCTATCGTGTGGATGGGTATCAAAAAGCCGAATGAGCGGCTGGTGCACAACGGTTTGTCTCGGTATTACGATATCAATTATCTCCATGATCTGGCTGAAGCCGAAAGCGGCTGGGACATGACGCCGCGCTTCGGCCGGAAGGCGCTAAATTATTTACCTGTTGATCTGAATGCACTGTTGTATAAATATGAGATGGACTTTGCCCGGGCAGCTCGTATCTACGGTGACAAGCGCGATGCCATCCGCTGGGAACAGGCAGCTGATGCCCGCAAACGCTCGATGAATGACTTGATGTGGGACAAGGTTCGCGGCTTATACTACGACTACGACTATAAGCGCCTGAAGCGCGGATCGATCAGCTCGCTGGCGGCATATTTTCCGATGTGGGCCGGTATGGTCACCGAAGCACAGGCCAAACAAATGGTGCGGGCACTTCGTAAGTTTGAAAATAAGGGTGGTCTAGCGACAACTGATGCTCTACCGCTCGGCCAGCAGCTAACGCCGGGTTCGCTGCCAACACAGTGGGCCTATCCTAACGGCTGGGCGCCACTGCAGTTTATCGTCATTCAAGCGCTGGAGCGCTATGGTTATCACGACGATGCACGCCGGATTGCCATGAAATGGCTGAAGACAAATCTCAACTGGTTTAATGCCAACGGCGTTTTCCTGGAAAAGTACCATGTCGTAAATCCTGAGAAACCCCCTGTCAAAGGCGTTTATCCGTCGCAAACTGGCTTTGGCTGGACGAACGCCGTCTTCGAACGCCTCTGCCAAGATTATATCGATACGCCACCCAAGCAATAG
- a CDS encoding AAA family ATPase, with protein MTFEEIIAEIKSDTATTPIIIAIEGYGGSGKSTVAEMLKQALGVAQVINIDDFIIKDKLTDRSPDKVGFDRDRLEKEVLIPATTGQPVTYHRLEWEQNKLSDPIKVPDSDYLIIEGISAFHPAIASYYDYKIWIETPIEVAKQRGKLRDAGNENEQHWDLWAENDLAYQQKYHPERYADFIFDNEV; from the coding sequence ATGACGTTTGAAGAAATAATTGCAGAGATAAAATCTGATACAGCTACTACACCCATTATAATTGCGATCGAGGGTTATGGCGGCTCGGGTAAATCTACTGTCGCCGAGATGCTCAAGCAAGCTCTTGGGGTTGCTCAAGTTATCAACATTGACGATTTTATAATTAAAGACAAGCTGACTGATCGCTCACCTGATAAGGTTGGTTTCGATCGTGACCGGCTCGAGAAAGAGGTTTTGATACCTGCAACAACGGGCCAGCCCGTTACGTATCATCGGCTAGAATGGGAACAGAATAAGCTCAGTGATCCAATCAAGGTGCCGGATAGTGACTACCTAATTATAGAGGGCATATCCGCATTCCATCCTGCCATCGCCAGCTATTACGATTATAAAATCTGGATAGAAACACCTATCGAGGTTGCGAAGCAACGCGGCAAGCTAAGAGATGCGGGTAATGAAAACGAACAACATTGGGATCTATGGGCTGAGAATGATTTAGCATATCAGCAAAAGTATCATCCCGAGCGCTACGCTGACTTTATTTTCGATAATGAAGTCTAG
- a CDS encoding SLATT domain-containing protein, which produces MPTNTKQEMKKEAKRVEESAKYSAQTQFEYSKTWRSVDRWISAIAALIAAISGAGGLADVIPGKWAGLITLISAGLSAIAVSLGAPKTKTLAHASANAYLALQQDARAFINIDLDLLPTDEAREVLAKLIARHQELNNTAEIPSSRAWKKGKNNVEAGDQKYEVDG; this is translated from the coding sequence ATGCCTACAAATACCAAGCAAGAAATGAAAAAAGAAGCCAAACGCGTTGAAGAAAGCGCTAAGTATAGTGCGCAGACACAGTTTGAATACTCTAAAACCTGGAGATCGGTAGATCGTTGGATCAGCGCTATTGCTGCATTGATCGCTGCAATATCTGGTGCTGGCGGCCTAGCTGACGTGATACCAGGAAAATGGGCCGGGTTAATCACTCTTATCTCAGCTGGGCTTAGTGCCATCGCCGTTTCGCTAGGCGCTCCCAAAACCAAGACATTAGCTCACGCCTCTGCAAACGCATACCTTGCGCTTCAACAAGATGCGAGGGCTTTCATAAACATTGACCTTGACCTTCTGCCTACCGATGAGGCGCGCGAAGTACTTGCAAAGCTGATTGCACGACACCAAGAGCTTAATAATACCGCCGAAATACCTTCCTCACGAGCATGGAAGAAAGGTAAAAACAATGTTGAGGCGGGCGATCAAAAGTATGAAGTTGACGGCTAA
- a CDS encoding DUF5681 domain-containing protein — translation MANPDIAEHGIKTRFKPGVSGNIKGRPKGSQNIATIVKQLLDDEDLAGKVLARKPSYWQHLPNKNFAYAIVTVMMLKAMGGDVRAATWLRVTGFGNKVEPAYTERELKPVQIFNMRQYNRDSANKKPA, via the coding sequence ATGGCAAATCCTGATATAGCAGAGCACGGCATAAAAACGAGGTTTAAACCCGGTGTTAGTGGCAATATAAAAGGCCGCCCTAAAGGCTCTCAAAACATAGCTACAATCGTCAAACAACTTCTTGATGATGAAGACCTTGCAGGTAAGGTTTTGGCGCGTAAACCAAGTTACTGGCAACATCTACCTAATAAGAACTTTGCGTACGCAATTGTCACGGTCATGATGCTGAAAGCAATGGGTGGCGATGTAAGAGCTGCAACATGGCTAAGAGTGACTGGTTTTGGCAACAAGGTTGAACCTGCTTATACCGAGCGTGAACTGAAGCCGGTTCAGATATTCAACATGCGACAATATAATCGCGATTCAGCAAACAAGAAGCCTGCTTAA
- a CDS encoding SDR family oxidoreductase: MVTEKTSGKVAVITGASSGIGLATALAFAEQGYNVVLAARRLQELEQAAAECKAHGVGALAVAVDTTDDQAVHQLGQVAVQTFGHIDIWVNNAAVYLTGKFEDVPIGDMRRLMDTNFFGYVHGSMTALTLFRAQTYGTLINVSSVNAAAPQPYVSIYSASKAAVRTLDESLRMELRLDGLHKQIHVCTVMPASVDTNLFQNGANYSGRRVQAIEPVYDPQYAAKHIVGLAHTPKREIIIGPAGKLMALHNAHMPASYEKQVGRFTRADLLDSEQAAPLSTGNLYAPLEENRGMRGGWREERVRADKLNAGMGIGLAVAAGMAGLGFWLLRRSSRS, from the coding sequence ATGGTAACAGAAAAAACATCGGGCAAGGTAGCAGTTATCACGGGAGCCAGCAGTGGCATAGGCTTGGCGACTGCGCTGGCTTTTGCCGAACAGGGATACAACGTAGTTTTGGCAGCTCGCCGCTTACAAGAGTTGGAACAAGCTGCCGCCGAATGCAAAGCTCATGGTGTCGGTGCACTGGCAGTAGCCGTTGACACCACTGATGATCAGGCCGTGCACCAGCTGGGCCAAGTTGCCGTACAAACCTTCGGCCACATTGATATATGGGTCAATAATGCAGCCGTCTATCTGACGGGTAAGTTCGAAGATGTTCCAATCGGTGACATGCGGCGGCTGATGGACACCAATTTCTTCGGTTATGTACACGGCAGCATGACCGCCCTGACACTGTTCAGGGCCCAGACATACGGCACTTTGATCAATGTCAGCTCGGTGAATGCTGCCGCCCCGCAGCCGTACGTCAGTATTTACAGTGCTAGTAAGGCCGCGGTCCGTACGCTTGACGAAAGCCTGCGGATGGAACTGCGGCTGGACGGCCTGCACAAACAAATCCATGTCTGTACTGTCATGCCTGCGTCAGTAGACACGAACCTGTTTCAGAATGGAGCCAATTATAGTGGCCGACGCGTCCAGGCCATCGAACCGGTATACGATCCACAGTATGCTGCCAAACATATCGTAGGGCTTGCGCACACGCCAAAGCGTGAGATTATCATAGGTCCTGCCGGTAAGCTTATGGCGCTGCACAATGCGCATATGCCCGCCAGCTACGAAAAGCAGGTTGGACGCTTTACGCGTGCCGATCTCCTAGACAGCGAACAGGCCGCGCCGCTATCTACTGGCAACTTGTACGCGCCGCTAGAAGAAAACCGCGGTATGCGCGGCGGCTGGCGTGAGGAGCGCGTCCGGGCTGACAAGCTTAATGCGGGTATGGGTATCGGGCTGGCAGTTGCTGCTGGCATGGCCGGACTTGGATTTTGGCTACTGCGGCGCTCATCCCGTTCGTAA
- a CDS encoding NUDIX hydrolase, producing MNDQNHFRVSVKGIAIDETGRFLLAKEDNGKWELLGGGLDHGEDPIAALKREIKEETGLEIIKVSSTPKYFVTAPKVGREGYVANIIYEIKLKDLNFTPSDECIELRFFNKDEADKEDLFPQVKEFIKIYNPELHT from the coding sequence ATGAACGATCAGAACCACTTTCGAGTTAGCGTCAAAGGGATTGCGATAGACGAAACGGGCAGATTCTTATTGGCGAAAGAAGATAATGGTAAATGGGAACTACTTGGCGGCGGCTTAGACCACGGCGAAGATCCGATCGCAGCCCTGAAACGAGAAATAAAAGAAGAGACTGGCCTTGAAATAATCAAAGTATCCTCGACTCCAAAGTACTTCGTAACTGCGCCTAAAGTTGGGCGAGAGGGTTATGTTGCAAACATTATTTATGAGATAAAACTAAAAGACCTTAACTTTACTCCATCTGACGAGTGTATTGAGCTGCGATTCTTTAATAAAGACGAGGCTGATAAAGAGGATCTATTCCCGCAGGTTAAAGAGTTTATAAAGATCTATAATCCAGAATTACATACTTAA
- a CDS encoding glycoside hydrolase family 5 protein, whose protein sequence is MFFKRKRAPVSHPPLRGVNLGGWLVLEKWITPGLFGNMTANDEYSLCTHGGAATVSRIRKHRDTFITKDDFVWLKANGIDAVRLPVGYWTFGDEAPYMKTIEYVDNVFAWAAETGLFVLLDMHAAPGSQNGWDHSGRSGVCGWHTDEQNIIKTLTVVGKLAKRYARHPQLLGIELLNEPKWTVPRAPLLHYYEAAYQLIRKECGPNVWVVFSDNFRPRRWKRKLTGNKYSNMLMDTHQYQTFNKKDKKLDITGHIDKTLHKIPRELAAMRRHHSIIVGEWSLALDPESLKGLDAQQVAAARRAYGATQLLTYSQSSAWFYWTYRTESSPNVWSFRDCVEQGWL, encoded by the coding sequence ATGTTTTTTAAGCGCAAACGAGCGCCCGTCTCGCATCCGCCATTACGAGGCGTCAATCTCGGTGGCTGGTTAGTATTAGAAAAGTGGATTACACCTGGTTTGTTTGGCAATATGACGGCAAACGACGAATATAGTTTGTGTACGCACGGCGGTGCGGCTACCGTCAGCCGAATTCGAAAGCACCGGGATACGTTTATCACAAAAGATGATTTTGTATGGCTGAAAGCCAATGGCATTGACGCTGTGCGTCTCCCTGTCGGTTACTGGACGTTCGGTGACGAGGCGCCGTATATGAAAACAATTGAGTACGTTGACAATGTATTTGCCTGGGCCGCGGAAACCGGTCTATTTGTGTTGCTGGATATGCACGCCGCCCCCGGTTCGCAGAACGGATGGGACCATAGCGGGCGAAGCGGCGTATGCGGCTGGCATACTGATGAACAAAATATTATCAAAACACTAACTGTCGTCGGCAAGCTAGCAAAGCGCTATGCCCGGCATCCGCAGCTACTTGGTATCGAGCTGCTAAATGAACCGAAGTGGACTGTTCCGCGGGCCCCGCTATTGCATTACTACGAAGCGGCCTATCAACTGATCCGTAAGGAATGTGGCCCGAATGTCTGGGTAGTGTTTAGCGACAATTTTCGTCCCCGCCGCTGGAAACGTAAGCTTACCGGTAACAAATATTCAAATATGTTAATGGATACGCATCAGTATCAGACATTTAACAAAAAAGATAAAAAACTGGACATAACCGGCCATATAGATAAGACACTGCACAAAATTCCGAGAGAGCTAGCTGCAATGCGGCGGCATCACTCTATTATTGTAGGGGAATGGAGTCTCGCACTTGATCCTGAATCTCTCAAGGGGCTTGATGCTCAGCAGGTTGCTGCCGCTCGGCGGGCGTACGGAGCGACGCAGTTACTGACGTATAGCCAGTCCTCGGCGTGGTTTTACTGGACCTACCGTACAGAAAGTAGCCCGAATGTTTGGAGTTTCCGTGACTGTGTCGAGCAAGGCTGGCTCTAA
- a CDS encoding HAD family hydrolase, producing MTKCILFDADGVLTLPEDVFSIVYARSHALDPELFEDFFRNEWQSIVTGAKDLKEHMVANPELWQWEGSVDELLEYWFKTEDVRNEELLKIIADIKGRGIPCYLATDQEKYRAEYMKNVMFKDLFSGYFVSAELGVTKTDSRFFELVLQKLGDDYPDLKPNEVIFFDDSESKINTAKALGIDARLFKSNQQIKDLLNEAQR from the coding sequence ATGACTAAGTGTATTTTATTCGACGCTGATGGCGTTTTAACATTACCTGAAGACGTATTTTCAATTGTTTATGCGCGCTCTCATGCGCTTGACCCGGAGTTATTTGAAGACTTTTTTAGAAACGAGTGGCAGTCAATTGTGACAGGTGCGAAGGATCTAAAAGAGCATATGGTTGCCAACCCTGAGCTATGGCAATGGGAGGGTAGTGTAGACGAACTCCTTGAATACTGGTTCAAAACCGAAGACGTACGCAACGAAGAACTTCTCAAAATTATTGCCGACATTAAGGGCAGAGGCATTCCTTGCTATCTCGCTACCGACCAAGAAAAGTATCGCGCAGAGTATATGAAAAATGTAATGTTCAAAGACTTATTTAGTGGCTATTTTGTTTCGGCCGAACTTGGTGTCACAAAAACAGATTCAAGATTTTTTGAGCTAGTGCTGCAAAAGTTAGGTGACGATTATCCTGACTTGAAGCCGAATGAAGTTATTTTCTTTGACGATAGCGAGTCAAAGATCAATACAGCGAAAGCACTAGGCATAGATGCTAGACTCTTTAAATCCAATCAGCAGATAAAGGATCTACTCAATGAGGCGCAAAGATGA
- a CDS encoding DUF4383 domain-containing protein yields MLKKAALATGIVFLLIGILGLFDAFTPDGKLLGIFLVDGVHNAVHILSGLAALAASQRADWSKLFFKVMGVVYALVTVLGFLAGDGGQVLGLFHVNTNDNFLHLVLAAAFLYLGFGVPADRESTAARV; encoded by the coding sequence ATGTTAAAGAAAGCAGCTCTCGCTACAGGGATAGTGTTTTTGCTTATTGGAATTCTGGGTCTATTCGACGCTTTTACTCCAGACGGTAAACTACTCGGAATTTTCCTCGTAGATGGCGTACATAACGCAGTGCACATCTTGTCTGGCCTGGCAGCTCTTGCCGCTTCACAGCGCGCTGACTGGTCGAAGCTGTTTTTCAAAGTCATGGGTGTCGTCTACGCACTTGTCACTGTTCTCGGCTTTCTTGCCGGTGACGGCGGACAGGTCCTCGGCTTGTTCCATGTGAACACCAACGACAACTTCCTGCACCTCGTGCTGGCAGCAGCCTTCCTGTACCTAGGTTTTGGCGTTCCTGCTGACCGCGAGAGCACAGCAGCTCGAGTCTAG
- a CDS encoding GNAT family N-acetyltransferase: MSETTMPKPEYDKQSVEIERALPEDAEVICDIRDRAWIEAYPNPELGITPEDIKVNAQGLEGEFVPRRIAYLKEKLGKTDRPDGDTFVAKVDGKVVGYVDPSIEDGKRRIGAIYVSPEAQGVGIGSRLIQRAIEWHGPCDDIFLEVVAYNQNAINFYNRFGFVKTDAVVTDEPGRPDFMKSLPQIEMVLKADVNNREADKRSVSIERAVSQDAEAVSDLLRRTWMATYPNEAEGITEEDIRLRTEGANGERIPKNIENWRKRIESEDGTGAVFVARAGNKIIGMAGPGFIDGRKHVGALYVSPDAQGMGVGSKLIDKILEWHGNSDDIYLRVASYNQNAIDFYKRFGFEQTDAQIVDEGNVYGNTHIPEIEMVRKAGQ, from the coding sequence ATGAGCGAAACAACTATGCCAAAGCCAGAGTACGATAAACAATCAGTTGAAATTGAGCGAGCGTTACCCGAAGATGCTGAAGTTATTTGTGACATCAGAGACCGAGCTTGGATTGAAGCCTATCCTAACCCCGAGCTTGGAATCACGCCTGAAGATATCAAAGTGAATGCGCAGGGCCTTGAGGGCGAGTTTGTGCCACGCAGGATCGCCTATCTAAAAGAAAAGCTCGGAAAAACCGACAGACCCGACGGAGACACATTTGTTGCTAAGGTCGATGGTAAAGTTGTTGGCTATGTCGATCCGTCTATAGAAGACGGCAAACGTCGCATAGGCGCTATTTACGTTTCACCGGAAGCTCAAGGAGTTGGCATAGGTAGTAGGCTTATACAACGAGCAATTGAGTGGCATGGACCCTGCGATGACATATTCCTTGAGGTCGTTGCCTATAATCAAAATGCTATCAATTTTTATAATCGTTTTGGCTTTGTGAAGACTGACGCAGTGGTGACTGACGAGCCGGGTCGACCTGATTTTATGAAGTCGTTGCCTCAAATTGAAATGGTGCTAAAAGCAGATGTAAATAACCGAGAAGCCGATAAACGTAGCGTCTCTATTGAGAGAGCTGTCTCGCAAGATGCTGAGGCCGTTTCGGATTTATTAAGACGTACTTGGATGGCAACCTACCCTAATGAAGCTGAGGGCATTACGGAAGAAGATATCCGACTTCGTACTGAAGGCGCAAATGGTGAACGTATTCCAAAAAATATAGAAAACTGGCGTAAACGAATCGAGAGTGAGGATGGAACGGGAGCTGTATTTGTCGCACGTGCGGGGAACAAGATAATTGGCATGGCTGGGCCTGGCTTTATTGATGGCAGAAAACATGTAGGAGCATTATATGTTTCACCCGACGCACAAGGTATGGGTGTAGGTAGCAAGCTCATAGATAAGATACTTGAGTGGCATGGCAACAGTGATGATATTTATCTTCGCGTTGCTAGCTACAATCAAAACGCTATAGATTTTTACAAACGCTTTGGTTTTGAGCAAACGGATGCGCAAATTGTTGATGAGGGTAATGTGTATGGTAATACGCATATCCCTGAAATTGAAATGGTCAGAAAGGCCGGTCAATGA
- a CDS encoding aminoglycoside phosphotransferase family protein: MKYNWNSDIIPRLESMGEVSGGYSPAQRGFIIIEDGTKLFVKVGTGEQTKKWLAKEVKVYQKLNEAGYPHVPMLYAVNDNDTGMAIEYLRDYSFEDTWDDDKLNAVIEAQEALKPFAYLFKGDEDFSPNSVVSLDNKWPTLLQDESVEWLSKRVPELGTSIDVNYDTLTKLAAMNEGWSFQADTLTHQDIRADNFGYDPKTKTGKLIDWNWLCIGDASLDTTPLFINMYKFGFDPYEKHPEKYDPQMLAYLVSFWLDSILSGRDIDEDRDLSRRQAQAENVRLCLELLERHGY, from the coding sequence ATGAAATACAACTGGAATAGCGATATTATTCCTCGCCTTGAGTCTATGGGTGAGGTATCGGGCGGCTATTCTCCTGCGCAGCGTGGTTTTATCATCATAGAGGATGGTACTAAGTTATTTGTTAAGGTTGGAACGGGAGAGCAGACTAAGAAGTGGCTTGCAAAAGAAGTGAAGGTTTATCAAAAACTCAATGAGGCCGGTTACCCGCACGTACCGATGCTATACGCAGTAAATGATAACGACACCGGCATGGCGATAGAGTACTTACGTGATTATAGTTTTGAAGACACATGGGACGATGACAAGCTAAACGCTGTTATTGAAGCTCAAGAGGCTTTGAAACCATTTGCATACCTATTTAAAGGCGATGAGGATTTTAGCCCAAATAGCGTGGTTAGTTTGGATAATAAGTGGCCAACATTGCTACAGGACGAATCAGTCGAATGGCTAAGCAAGCGTGTGCCTGAACTTGGCACGAGCATAGATGTAAATTACGATACTTTAACGAAGTTAGCCGCCATGAACGAGGGCTGGTCTTTTCAGGCCGATACCTTAACCCATCAAGATATACGGGCAGACAACTTCGGCTACGATCCTAAAACAAAAACGGGCAAGTTGATTGATTGGAATTGGCTTTGTATAGGAGACGCTAGTCTAGACACCACCCCGCTGTTTATCAATATGTATAAGTTCGGTTTTGACCCATACGAGAAGCACCCGGAAAAATATGATCCACAGATGTTGGCATATTTGGTTAGTTTTTGGCTGGATTCAATACTAAGCGGTCGCGATATTGATGAAGACCGCGATCTGAGTCGCCGACAAGCTCAGGCTGAAAATGTGCGCCTATGTTTGGAACTGCTGGAAAGGCACGGCTACTAA
- a CDS encoding alpha/beta hydrolase, giving the protein MKTAWLLHGTGGSNTDYFWFADTKKYLESKGYTVWWPLLPNTDKPELEESRNYIEDNMPPFDEETIVIGHSSACPLLLTLMQYVQVPIKQLILVSGFYQSIDDEGFSELMLQKEEYDWQAIKQAAKEIVLINSDNDPWGCNDKQARPVAEKLGAEFILASGQGHMGSGSFNQPYREFALLKELLKA; this is encoded by the coding sequence GTGAAGACGGCATGGCTACTTCACGGAACGGGCGGGAGTAACACGGACTACTTCTGGTTTGCGGATACAAAGAAGTACCTAGAGTCTAAGGGATACACTGTTTGGTGGCCGTTACTGCCAAACACCGACAAGCCAGAGCTTGAGGAAAGCCGAAACTATATTGAAGATAATATGCCTCCATTTGATGAAGAAACTATTGTCATTGGCCACTCGTCGGCTTGCCCGCTTCTGCTGACACTGATGCAGTATGTTCAAGTGCCTATCAAGCAGTTGATCTTAGTCTCTGGCTTTTATCAATCAATAGATGATGAGGGTTTTTCTGAGTTAATGTTGCAAAAAGAAGAGTACGACTGGCAAGCAATAAAACAAGCTGCTAAAGAGATTGTACTGATCAACTCCGATAACGATCCTTGGGGCTGTAATGATAAGCAAGCTCGTCCGGTAGCCGAGAAATTAGGCGCTGAGTTTATACTAGCGAGCGGGCAAGGCCACATGGGTTCGGGTTCGTTTAATCAGCCTTATAGAGAGTTTGCTTTGCTCAAGGAGTTACTAAAGGCATGA